A stretch of the Bremerella alba genome encodes the following:
- a CDS encoding putative sugar nucleotidyl transferase: MNCILFEDRSVAKLYPIVLARPAYGITCGGFRLAELVAEKFNSCRGVVRYHIAALQAHYYPQLHETPLVEGQPTLLLCASLVPRIQTLEKLTRWVESQKPGIVLHNGRVIAAVLPPGHRIPNSNSTYEEFLAFVEALSPTAELPQRDETFDLFEFAHDVVHFNEEIIHENLEYRLKTGDYREIQTGFYAAGEISLAENVSVDASKGPIVVEEGVSIGPFCFLRGPAYLGRNVKVIEHSAIKDAVSLGHTTKIGGEVEATVIEPFSNKQHHGFLGHSYLGSWINLGAGTSNSDLKNTYGTVNMDYPFGRVATKMQFVGSIFGDYSKTAINTGIFTGKTIGVCSMLYGFVTTNVPSFVNYARLFGQVTELPPEVMISTQQRMFQRRNVTQTPCDIQLIHDMYLLTQEERQLTGEPLVF; this comes from the coding sequence ATGAATTGCATCCTTTTTGAAGACCGCTCGGTAGCCAAACTCTACCCGATCGTGCTCGCGCGACCGGCCTATGGAATTACGTGCGGTGGTTTTCGCCTGGCCGAACTCGTCGCCGAAAAATTCAACTCATGCCGCGGGGTCGTGCGGTACCATATCGCCGCCTTGCAGGCCCACTACTACCCACAACTTCACGAAACGCCTCTTGTAGAAGGGCAACCCACCCTGCTGCTGTGCGCTAGTTTGGTTCCGCGGATTCAGACGCTCGAAAAGTTGACCCGCTGGGTAGAGTCTCAGAAGCCTGGGATTGTGCTGCACAACGGCCGTGTCATCGCCGCTGTGTTGCCTCCGGGGCATCGAATCCCGAACAGCAACAGCACCTACGAAGAGTTTCTCGCGTTTGTCGAGGCATTATCCCCCACGGCAGAGCTTCCGCAGCGTGACGAAACGTTCGACCTGTTCGAGTTCGCCCACGATGTGGTCCATTTTAACGAAGAAATCATTCACGAAAATTTAGAGTATCGCCTGAAGACCGGTGATTACCGCGAAATCCAAACAGGCTTTTATGCCGCCGGCGAGATTAGCCTGGCCGAGAACGTTTCGGTCGATGCGTCGAAAGGCCCTATCGTGGTAGAAGAAGGGGTCAGTATCGGTCCTTTTTGCTTTTTACGGGGGCCTGCCTATCTGGGCCGCAACGTTAAGGTCATCGAGCATTCGGCCATTAAAGATGCCGTTTCGCTAGGTCACACGACCAAAATTGGCGGAGAAGTAGAAGCAACCGTGATAGAGCCGTTTTCTAACAAGCAGCACCACGGTTTCCTAGGACATAGTTATTTGGGAAGCTGGATAAACCTGGGTGCCGGCACCTCGAATAGCGACCTGAAGAATACCTACGGAACCGTCAACATGGACTATCCGTTTGGCCGCGTCGCCACGAAAATGCAATTCGTGGGATCGATTTTTGGGGACTACTCAAAGACGGCCATCAATACGGGTATATTTACGGGAAAGACCATCGGCGTGTGCAGCATGTTGTACGGATTCGTCACGACCAACGTGCCGAGCTTCGTGAATTATGCCCGCCTGTTTGGTCAGGTTACGGAACTTCCGCCTGAGGTGATGATTTCGACTCAACAAAGAATGTTCCAGCGGCGTAACGTAACCCAGACGCCATGCGACATCCAACTAATACACGATATGTACCTGCTCACTCAAGAAGAACGTCAACTGACGGGTGAGCCCCTCGTTTTTTAG
- a CDS encoding GGDEF domain-containing protein, producing MNQLLGSRRFPCIFLFDRTMAELFTFVLGDIFGVVTLAVGITIGFWLGKLWARYTQPQQAPAVEAASDADPEGESTVYRNQLAGMIQFTSHFTGDLNKHIELLEHLEQKLAHPDSDTATTDDGPSAKAVELIAQITAANQKLKQRLESAEATLKTQSQALEDTLSEARTDVLTQLLNRRAFEEERERRWALWDRKEQPFSLLILDIDHFKRVNDTYGHDAGDLVLREVAARLTSVMRKTDYLARIGGEELAILIPESDWASVSTVSKKVLNIVRTLPVKYDETTIDITLSCGVMPVVYADGLETLTKGADEALYAAKTAGRNCGFLNNGESLIPIEDNSSPPISQAEPPSDEHPSSPENEDEPTAQIPINELDSAANELKNRLFQISQSILP from the coding sequence ATGAACCAGCTTTTAGGTTCTCGGCGTTTCCCCTGCATCTTTTTGTTTGACCGAACTATGGCAGAGCTTTTTACTTTCGTTCTGGGCGACATTTTCGGCGTGGTAACGCTCGCCGTGGGGATCACGATCGGTTTCTGGCTGGGGAAGTTGTGGGCCCGATACACTCAGCCGCAGCAAGCCCCAGCGGTTGAGGCAGCTTCTGATGCCGATCCAGAGGGAGAGTCGACCGTTTATCGCAATCAATTGGCCGGCATGATTCAATTCACCAGCCACTTTACCGGCGACCTGAACAAACATATCGAATTGCTAGAGCACCTAGAGCAAAAACTGGCTCATCCTGACAGCGACACAGCAACGACAGATGATGGCCCCTCGGCGAAGGCCGTTGAGTTGATCGCCCAGATTACCGCAGCCAATCAGAAACTCAAGCAGCGCCTGGAATCGGCAGAAGCAACGCTCAAAACACAATCCCAAGCATTGGAAGATACCCTGTCCGAAGCACGGACCGATGTCTTGACGCAGTTGCTCAACCGCCGCGCATTCGAGGAAGAACGCGAACGACGCTGGGCGTTATGGGATCGCAAAGAACAACCGTTCAGCCTTTTGATTCTCGACATCGATCATTTCAAACGGGTTAACGATACCTATGGGCACGATGCGGGCGACCTGGTTCTGCGTGAGGTTGCGGCTCGGCTGACCAGTGTGATGCGAAAGACCGACTACCTGGCTCGGATTGGTGGAGAAGAGTTAGCCATCCTGATTCCTGAGTCCGATTGGGCGTCTGTCTCCACGGTCTCTAAAAAGGTCCTTAATATCGTGCGTACGTTGCCGGTCAAATATGACGAGACGACGATCGACATCACGCTCAGTTGTGGAGTCATGCCGGTTGTCTATGCCGATGGACTCGAAACGCTGACCAAAGGGGCCGACGAAGCACTGTACGCAGCAAAGACGGCCGGCCGGAATTGCGGCTTCCTGAACAACGGCGAGTCGCTGATTCCGATTGAAGACAATTCGTCGCCGCCCATCTCGCAAGCCGAACCGCCAAGCGACGAGCATCCATCTTCGCCGGAAAACGAGGACGAACCGACAGCCCAAATTCCAATCAATGAACTTGATTCGGCGGCGAATGAACTCAAAAACCGACTGTTTCAGATCTCTCAAAGTATCTTGCCATAA